From the Cohaesibacter sp. ES.047 genome, the window CAGCGCTTTGACGGCAAGACAACGGTCGCCGTGACGGGAGATGTGGATTCAGAGGTGGTCACGGTCTCGGAACTGGTGGCCGAGCTGGACAAAGACCTGATGCCGCGGTTCGCAGCCGAGCATGGTGTGGGCTACAGCTTCTCGGGCCGCAACGAGGAACGGCAGGAGGCCTTTACCGATCTCAAGATCGGAACCATCATTGCGCTGGCGTCGATCTTTGTCATCCTCGCGTGGGTGTTCGCATCCTACCTGCGTCCCTTCGCGATCATGATGATCATTCCGTTCGGAGTGGTCGGGGCTGTGCTGGGCCATTATCTGCTGGGCTTCCAGCTTACCATTCTGTCAATGATCGGCCTGCTCGGACTTGCGGGCATTCTCGTCAACGACTCGATTATCCTTGTCAGTCGACTGGATGAGCGGCTGGCGCATGGAGAGAGCCTGAAGCAGTCAGCCATCGGCGCAAGCTGTGATCGCTTGCGGGCGGTTCTGCTCACATCCCTCACCACCGTTGGTGGCCTCACGCCGCTTCTGTTCGAAACATCCGTACAGGCGCAGTTCCTCAAGCCCATGGCGGTGACCATCGTCTTCGGACTTGCCGTGGCCACCCTGTTCGTCCTGTTCCTTGTGCCATGCCTCTTCGGTGTCGGTCTCGACATCCGCAATCTGTTCCAATGGTTGTTGCATGGTGGCGCAAAAGAGAGGCAACGCTCCGCCTCAAGCCCGGCGGAATAGGCTGAAATTGGCCGAGGTCAGCAACAGACCAAGAAAAAGGGGATCAGGCGCACACCTGATCCCCTCCCATAGTCGAAACCATCTCGCATGATATCTAACGACCGTCAACGCATGTTCGTGTGGGGACTAAAAATATGCGCTGGCAGACCCATTATCGGCCTCACTCAAGATGATGTATTGGATTCTATTGCTGTTTCATCAAGTATGATTGCTCTTCGATAAAGATGCCATGTTGCATGACCGAGCAGCGGCAGAATGACAATCAGGCCCAGAAGCAGCGACGCCAGACTGACCAGCATCATGAAGGCAATGAAAATGGCCCAGCTCAACATGGCCTTGCGGTTGGCGAGCACACACCGGATCGAGGTGATCATGCCGGTGATGAAATCGACGTCGCGATGAAGGAGCATGGGAAAGGAAATGGCCGTGATCGAGAAAACGGCGAGCCCCAGTCCTGCACCAGCCAGATTGCCAACCACCAGAAACAGGGCACCCTCCGGAGTCGCGACAACGGTGCTGATCAGCGTCGATGGGCTGAGCGCCTCGAGACCAAAGAAAATCACGTAAAGAAAGATCGCGATATCGATCCATATGATGAAGGCAAAGCCCGTGACCAGCGCCATCCAGCGCAATTCCTTGGTCTCTTTGCCGAAGATCGCACCGAATACCGCTCCGGGCGAAAGCGGGAGACCATATTCCCTGCGGCGGCTGATTTCATAAAGTCCCGCAGCGATGAAGGGGGCGATCAACGCAAAGCCCGAGGCCAGCGGATAAACCAGATAGGGAAGGCTATAGACCGAAAGGAGCCACAAAAGAAGCCAGCCAGCGAGAGCATAGAAGGCACCGAAGAACAGACCATAAGGCGCGCTGTGTTGCAGATCCCGCATGCCGGCGCTGAGGGCATAGGT encodes:
- a CDS encoding DUF2189 domain-containing protein; amino-acid sequence: MTDIANHGTLDDAPAAPSSNPSTVASLNEPQIRDLTTEDLTYALSAGMRDLQHSAPYGLFFGAFYALAGWLLLWLLSVYSLPYLVYPLASGFALIAPFIAAGLYEISRRREYGLPLSPGAVFGAIFGKETKELRWMALVTGFAFIIWIDIAIFLYVIFFGLEALSPSTLISTVVATPEGALFLVVGNLAGAGLGLAVFSITAISFPMLLHRDVDFITGMITSIRCVLANRKAMLSWAIFIAFMMLVSLASLLLGLIVILPLLGHATWHLYRRAIILDETAIESNTSS